One Nitrospira sp. DNA segment encodes these proteins:
- a CDS encoding DUF507 family protein: MRLAKERVHHMADSVVARLHELQFLEISGDRKALRESLEHTMTEELMVEDRLNAEVRRMMQPYERQIEQGQVDYQKMFTMIKQKLVRERGIIL, translated from the coding sequence ATGAGGCTGGCCAAAGAGCGGGTTCACCATATGGCAGACTCGGTGGTCGCTCGATTGCACGAGTTGCAGTTTCTTGAGATCAGCGGAGATCGGAAGGCGCTTCGGGAGTCGTTGGAACACACGATGACTGAGGAACTGATGGTCGAAGATCGGTTGAACGCCGAAGTGCGCCGGATGATGCAACCCTACGAACGGCAAATCGAGCAGGGGCAAGTCGACTATCAGAAGATGTTTACGATGATCAAGCAGAAGCTGGTGCGTGAACGGGGGATCATCCTATAA
- a CDS encoding nuclear transport factor 2 family protein: MSCLLLSGLFGLLGMSAAAAAEPVGPEATLRALVRANAERDLATMSHYMSHDTDAIGYTLDGRKYVGWPDLASDMRSEFDSVTKLDIPITSLQMWSKGDIAWFAMELNYIRYADPADLTQRMILPLRETGVMERRDGRWILVAWHESTRHHDSDNGPAADTSARVHRASDTQQPVPNGIDLSGQWEVTEIEDNKKYVATLDGQGNGPYTWQEGQFTTTSYDDRRWQGTWKQTGNDREGAFEVILSEDAREAKGIWWYVRVGNRNNIPPRQHGGTYLWKRLTPPPPAP, translated from the coding sequence TTGAGCTGCCTGTTGCTGAGCGGGCTCTTCGGACTCCTCGGCATGTCCGCGGCAGCAGCGGCAGAGCCTGTCGGGCCCGAGGCCACCCTGCGCGCCCTGGTGCGAGCGAACGCCGAGCGGGACCTTGCCACGATGTCGCACTACATGTCCCATGACACCGATGCCATCGGGTACACACTCGACGGAAGAAAATACGTAGGATGGCCTGACCTCGCCAGCGACATGCGCAGCGAATTCGATTCCGTCACCAAACTGGACATTCCTATCACCAGCCTGCAGATGTGGAGCAAGGGTGATATCGCCTGGTTTGCGATGGAATTGAACTATATCCGTTATGCCGACCCTGCGGATCTCACCCAGCGCATGATCCTCCCGCTGCGCGAAACAGGTGTCATGGAGCGGCGAGATGGTCGCTGGATCCTGGTGGCCTGGCACGAGTCCACTCGCCATCACGACAGCGACAACGGGCCGGCCGCCGACACCTCTGCTCGTGTTCACCGGGCGTCGGATACCCAACAGCCTGTGCCGAACGGCATCGATCTCAGCGGGCAATGGGAAGTGACGGAAATCGAAGACAACAAGAAATATGTCGCGACCCTAGACGGACAAGGGAATGGCCCGTACACCTGGCAAGAGGGGCAATTCACCACCACGAGTTACGATGATCGCCGCTGGCAAGGCACCTGGAAACAAACCGGGAACGACCGGGAAGGCGCCTTCGAAGTGATCCTCTCGGAGGATGCCAGGGAGGCGAAAGGGATCTGGTGGTATGTGCGTGTCGGCAACAGGAATAATATCCCGCCCCGGCAGCATGGCGGCACGTATCTCTGGAAACGACTCACCCCGCCCCCTCCGGCTCCGTAG
- the bcp gene encoding thioredoxin-dependent thiol peroxidase: MASELAVGEKAPDFSLPDQDGKPVTLKSFKGKQVVLYFYPKDDTSGCTKEACDFRDSLTPLTKAGAVVVGVSKDGKAAHQKFIAKYELPFTLLSDEDAAICTAYGVYKEKSMYGRKYMGIERSTFVIDASGRIKAVFRKVKVPGHVDEVLAAVTA; this comes from the coding sequence ATGGCAAGTGAGTTAGCAGTGGGGGAGAAAGCTCCGGATTTTTCCCTGCCCGATCAGGATGGGAAGCCTGTGACGTTGAAGAGTTTCAAGGGCAAGCAGGTGGTCTTGTACTTCTATCCCAAAGACGATACCTCCGGCTGTACCAAAGAGGCCTGCGATTTTCGTGATTCCCTCACGCCCCTCACCAAGGCCGGCGCCGTGGTGGTCGGCGTTAGTAAGGATGGGAAGGCTGCACATCAGAAGTTTATTGCCAAGTATGAGTTGCCCTTCACGTTGTTGAGTGACGAAGACGCGGCGATCTGCACAGCCTATGGAGTCTATAAAGAGAAAAGCATGTACGGACGCAAGTACATGGGGATTGAGCGGAGCACATTCGTCATTGACGCGAGCGGCCGCATCAAAGCCGTGTTCCGGAAGGTCAAGGTTCCCGGGCATGTGGACGAGGTGTTGGCCGCGGTAACGGCGTAG
- a CDS encoding PilZ domain-containing protein: MSLPESSLNILLINEHPEEIKLVTTSLRAFFSGCRIEAGYSSDDALTFSQQGDWHIILIDQELAPERGMDLIARLRRNAPYSAILLQTNESDSGTAVQALQNGADFLLFKQSPGFITELLFSVQEAVEKRDLQMKLDHTFQRHLRFIETLDDLLYELDAEGRFVYVSPTVTTLLGYGPEELAGRHYSMLLPPQQEQMARFRLNERRAGSRSTRKLELTLHRKPIPDAPSLSVSVEVSAKGLFDSANRYLGTVGLLHDLSHEKAQQNRLTELESRLQETDRQLTLTREAARVSRQLQQPLTTLLQDSQRLLTSIQHSRIEQHVETMVAKASHANQLSHQLAQVMYAHPTELTALNLNDILHTVAQTAQRSQDGEGIRLTSYLGEQLPAIWGSHVDINNLAHILIDFARQCVSTGHEPAHLILETGTIDLSSRSTAQGNSATQGDTTPAFVSFTIRGAVTDREAPSNDAPQPQVSAEQLLHAHRIVQAHGGSIHIEHARDRGLTISVHIPAWAEHPPVVSVSEHQASAPRDLSRAGTRAQHRMQQSSPTRAERRRSERRPLSLPVQLSIGGTTLRGVLRNMSTGGALFTIRDISASIHLQPAYIVIKTPVSFLELQGIVHERSPDQASVPLPTMKEFAVSFTINVDRDRNVLRSLLEGLQDGSTTVTFEGLILPSATAVEPASPPLLSLAEPTTERRETTRVTFPHPVEFVESHDSTSRLHGRMMNLSLDGACLELPEGFDPMETDSTLYVRPIEPSQPSPENHEPHATPEPWAVRIVWRRPRRQAARSPLSQVGHRTACIGVRFNHLSPAQEHHLRNIIAEHSSLFHDRFMSLTDAPIFTETHTVQNHAGHRLALSHDWSSHATTAQSPLVLLCPGYGTTQQSYVPVAYALANTGLRVLRYDHSRHIGLSDGDPSHTTFTSLEDDLDAVMTYIHRQWPGTPLTLIAPDLLGRIALRRQDWHRRMHQLILLNPTLDLQRCLVTLHQRDLVQEHLAGTSLGLGNLLGLPLDIDHFLADAVVSQYATTASLQGELSHCATDVVILTTGDAAVDCSIPAPSSPTLDNALSTLSPRARTVSLPTPAHMTGGFAPSILAAGSQYLAQLCHPGHAPRESVTPSNVSQAASTRARLEQDRIRITHSLGTAGRERLWNTYSGLTYTMDELPAHWHAVDQVYQLLQPLEGNLTLLDVGCGMHSFARLLLLNLSYRLRAQTWRPDERLHYVGVDFSPPALVHAREATANALQHVDQLFSGRMSGATPITRQWTLSRSVEALPFADHSFDRIVATLSLSFAHSPLHALRELFRVLKPGGRLVVSAFTPSADVARLYRPSLPELGMNAFAGEARTTLNRMAQCCMGLRIGQLHAFEEDSVSSYLAQITPVPPRVLRALSGQLLLAAAEKPDSAG, encoded by the coding sequence ATGTCCTTGCCGGAATCGTCGCTCAACATCCTCCTCATCAACGAACACCCCGAAGAAATCAAGCTGGTGACCACCAGCTTGCGCGCGTTTTTCTCCGGTTGTCGCATCGAAGCCGGCTACTCTTCGGATGACGCATTGACCTTCAGTCAGCAGGGAGACTGGCACATTATCCTGATTGATCAGGAATTGGCCCCGGAGCGCGGCATGGACCTGATCGCCCGCCTGCGCCGCAATGCTCCCTATTCAGCGATCCTGCTCCAGACGAACGAGAGTGATTCGGGCACTGCCGTCCAAGCCCTCCAGAACGGAGCAGACTTCCTGCTTTTCAAGCAATCGCCTGGATTCATCACTGAACTGTTGTTCTCCGTGCAGGAAGCCGTCGAAAAACGTGACCTCCAGATGAAACTGGACCACACGTTCCAGCGACATCTGCGATTCATTGAAACGCTCGACGACCTGTTATATGAGCTTGATGCGGAAGGTCGATTTGTCTATGTGAGTCCGACCGTGACGACCTTACTCGGGTATGGCCCAGAAGAACTCGCAGGTCGGCACTATTCGATGCTGCTCCCTCCGCAACAGGAACAGATGGCGCGGTTCCGGCTGAACGAACGTCGGGCGGGAAGTCGCTCCACACGGAAACTGGAACTCACACTTCACCGCAAGCCGATTCCTGATGCTCCGTCCCTGTCGGTAAGCGTTGAAGTATCGGCAAAGGGGCTCTTTGATTCCGCCAACCGCTATCTGGGCACCGTCGGGCTACTCCACGACCTCTCGCATGAGAAAGCCCAACAGAATCGTCTGACGGAGTTGGAATCTCGCCTTCAGGAAACCGATCGGCAACTCACACTCACGCGTGAAGCCGCTCGAGTGTCTCGCCAATTGCAACAGCCTCTTACCACCCTACTCCAGGACTCCCAGCGGTTGCTGACCTCCATCCAGCACAGCAGAATTGAACAGCATGTCGAAACGATGGTCGCCAAAGCCTCACACGCAAACCAGCTGAGTCATCAACTTGCTCAGGTCATGTATGCCCACCCCACCGAATTGACCGCCCTTAATTTGAACGACATTCTCCACACCGTTGCGCAGACGGCCCAACGGAGTCAGGACGGGGAAGGAATCAGGCTTACGAGCTATTTGGGAGAACAGCTCCCGGCTATTTGGGGTTCACACGTAGACATCAACAACCTCGCACACATCCTCATCGATTTTGCAAGACAGTGCGTCTCGACTGGTCACGAGCCCGCCCACCTTATCCTAGAGACAGGAACCATCGACCTCAGCAGCCGATCGACTGCCCAGGGCAACAGCGCGACACAGGGTGACACCACACCTGCATTCGTGAGCTTTACGATCCGCGGAGCAGTGACAGACAGAGAGGCGCCGTCGAACGATGCACCACAGCCCCAGGTGTCGGCAGAACAACTCCTCCATGCCCACAGAATTGTTCAGGCCCACGGGGGCAGCATTCACATCGAGCACGCCCGAGACAGAGGCCTCACCATTTCGGTCCATATTCCTGCCTGGGCAGAACATCCCCCCGTAGTCTCCGTTTCCGAACACCAGGCATCTGCCCCAAGGGACCTGTCTCGCGCCGGCACGAGAGCGCAACACCGAATGCAACAGTCATCCCCTACCAGGGCTGAGCGGCGCCGATCCGAACGGCGGCCATTGTCCCTTCCCGTTCAATTGTCGATCGGCGGGACCACCCTTCGTGGCGTCTTGCGCAATATGAGCACCGGTGGAGCACTCTTCACCATTCGTGACATCTCGGCATCGATTCATCTACAACCGGCCTATATCGTCATTAAGACACCGGTAAGCTTCCTTGAGTTACAAGGTATCGTGCACGAACGCTCCCCGGACCAGGCAAGCGTTCCACTCCCCACCATGAAGGAGTTCGCCGTTTCGTTTACAATCAACGTCGATCGGGACCGCAACGTGCTCCGCTCTCTGCTCGAAGGTCTACAGGACGGTTCCACAACCGTCACCTTCGAGGGTTTGATCCTTCCTTCCGCTACTGCAGTCGAGCCCGCATCCCCACCCCTTCTATCTCTCGCGGAGCCCACAACGGAACGCCGAGAGACGACTCGAGTCACATTTCCCCATCCCGTGGAGTTTGTAGAGTCACACGACTCGACCAGCCGACTCCACGGGCGCATGATGAATCTCAGCCTGGATGGGGCATGCCTCGAGCTACCTGAGGGATTCGACCCAATGGAAACTGACTCCACGCTCTATGTGCGACCGATCGAACCAAGCCAGCCTTCCCCCGAGAACCATGAACCACACGCGACCCCGGAACCGTGGGCAGTGCGTATTGTGTGGAGACGGCCACGACGGCAGGCCGCGCGTTCACCTCTCAGTCAGGTCGGGCACAGAACTGCCTGTATCGGGGTACGGTTCAACCATCTGTCTCCTGCGCAGGAGCACCACCTTCGAAACATCATCGCTGAACACAGCAGTCTCTTTCATGACCGGTTTATGTCTCTTACAGATGCCCCCATCTTCACGGAGACTCACACGGTACAGAATCATGCAGGGCATCGACTTGCGTTATCGCATGACTGGTCGAGCCATGCCACAACGGCACAATCCCCCCTGGTCCTGCTTTGCCCTGGATACGGGACGACGCAGCAGAGTTATGTGCCCGTTGCCTACGCCCTTGCCAATACCGGACTTCGAGTCTTGCGATACGATCACAGTCGGCACATTGGCCTCAGCGACGGAGATCCTTCCCACACGACCTTCACCTCCCTGGAGGACGATCTCGATGCGGTCATGACCTACATCCATAGACAATGGCCGGGGACGCCACTCACGCTGATCGCGCCTGACCTCCTCGGAAGAATCGCGTTGCGACGCCAAGATTGGCACAGACGCATGCATCAACTGATCCTCCTCAATCCCACACTCGACCTCCAACGGTGTCTTGTCACCCTCCATCAGCGAGATCTAGTGCAAGAACACCTCGCGGGTACCAGTCTGGGATTGGGGAATCTGTTAGGGCTACCGTTAGATATCGACCACTTCCTGGCCGATGCAGTTGTCTCGCAGTATGCAACTACGGCCTCACTCCAGGGAGAGCTCTCGCACTGCGCCACCGACGTGGTCATACTCACGACAGGAGACGCGGCAGTCGATTGTTCCATTCCTGCACCGTCATCTCCTACCCTGGACAATGCACTGAGTACGCTCAGCCCAAGAGCCAGGACAGTGAGCCTTCCCACTCCAGCTCACATGACCGGCGGGTTTGCGCCGTCGATACTCGCCGCTGGATCCCAGTATCTGGCACAACTCTGTCATCCGGGGCACGCACCGCGAGAGTCCGTCACCCCATCAAATGTCTCCCAGGCCGCATCCACTCGTGCTCGCTTAGAACAGGATCGCATACGCATCACGCACTCACTGGGGACTGCCGGACGCGAACGCCTTTGGAACACCTACTCAGGCCTGACCTACACCATGGATGAACTCCCCGCACACTGGCATGCGGTGGATCAGGTCTACCAACTGCTCCAGCCACTTGAAGGAAACCTCACACTCCTCGATGTCGGATGCGGCATGCACTCATTCGCGCGGTTGCTGCTGCTCAATCTCTCCTACCGGCTTCGTGCTCAAACCTGGCGACCCGACGAGCGACTCCACTATGTCGGTGTTGACTTCTCACCCCCCGCGCTAGTCCACGCACGCGAGGCAACCGCAAACGCCCTCCAACACGTCGATCAATTATTCTCCGGTCGTATGTCGGGGGCCACACCGATCACACGTCAGTGGACACTCAGCCGCTCCGTAGAAGCGCTGCCGTTTGCCGATCACTCCTTCGATCGTATTGTCGCAACTCTCTCGTTGAGCTTTGCGCACTCTCCGCTTCACGCGCTACGGGAGTTGTTCCGGGTGCTCAAGCCCGGAGGAAGACTCGTCGTCAGCGCGTTTACGCCCTCGGCAGATGTGGCGCGCCTGTACCGCCCATCTCTACCGGAACTTGGAATGAATGCCTTCGCAGGAGAGGCTCGCACGACCCTGAATCGGATGGCCCAGTGCTGCATGGGCCTCCGCATCGGACAATTGCACGCCTTCGAAGAGGACAGCGTAAGCAGCTACCTGGCACAGATCACGCCTGTCCCGCCGCGAGTCTTGCGGGCACTCTCGGGCCAGCTTCTTCTCGCCGCCGCCGAAAAACCTGATTCCGCTGGCTGA
- a CDS encoding tetratricopeptide repeat protein: protein MRVSFWMALFALTLLMGACTHSKPKPLVPLELAYGAKPDTIALNGQATQAFLAGQMAEAKNLFAQVVAAAPDSGQAHYNYALSLNALGQTDQARQEFITAANLAPGDKVIWDSPALRPFGNPEAPKGPSREHPYGTSRPTIGSGPR, encoded by the coding sequence ATGCGAGTCAGTTTCTGGATGGCCCTATTTGCACTCACGCTGTTGATGGGGGCCTGTACCCATTCCAAGCCGAAACCGCTGGTTCCGTTGGAGTTGGCTTATGGGGCCAAACCCGACACCATTGCACTGAACGGCCAAGCAACCCAAGCGTTTCTGGCTGGTCAAATGGCGGAAGCCAAGAACCTGTTCGCTCAGGTGGTAGCAGCTGCCCCGGATTCGGGGCAAGCGCACTATAACTACGCGCTCAGCTTGAATGCCTTGGGGCAAACTGATCAGGCGCGGCAGGAATTTATCACCGCGGCGAATCTTGCCCCTGGGGATAAGGTCATCTGGGACTCGCCGGCGCTGCGCCCGTTCGGAAATCCCGAAGCGCCCAAGGGTCCGTCGAGAGAACATCCGTACGGCACGAGCCGGCCGACGATCGGCAGTGGCCCGCGTTAG
- a CDS encoding response regulator, whose product MGTQSSSERVGGKPSVLVVDDETGPRDALKVILRPFFTIHSADNAKSALRVLKDQHIDLITLDQKLPDRQGIDLLQDIKQDYADIEVIIITGYGSLKSAMEGIRHGAAGYLLKPFNVTELITLINQTLEKKQRLDYLRSFLRTSATLWGSEQEAVQAWKDLQTNYFAIGTTTSETVGPAADVTALIPLLSDLLEAKDRQLLNHCSRVSFYASLLANQLNLPLPDQKALALGAFLHDIGKISLANYKYSPDDDDAPRTGVRVRDYSEAGARMLVPLGFQAEVGQIVSYHHERFDGVGNPHGLEGEGIPLLARIVAIAQAFDNLTVDIPGHQPTSIEDAIRQILLEADTRFDPKLAELFAQVVRECKSSLPALAIAKTSPAS is encoded by the coding sequence ATGGGCACTCAGTCATCAAGCGAACGCGTCGGGGGTAAACCATCGGTTCTCGTCGTCGATGACGAGACTGGACCGCGAGACGCGCTGAAAGTCATACTTCGTCCCTTCTTCACGATCCACTCAGCCGACAACGCCAAGTCCGCCCTCCGGGTGCTCAAAGACCAGCATATCGACCTGATCACCCTGGATCAGAAACTTCCCGACCGCCAGGGCATCGACCTCTTACAAGACATCAAACAGGACTACGCGGATATCGAGGTCATTATCATCACCGGCTACGGCAGTTTGAAGTCGGCGATGGAGGGCATTCGGCACGGAGCGGCCGGATATCTGCTCAAGCCATTCAACGTCACCGAGTTGATCACGTTGATCAACCAAACGCTGGAGAAGAAGCAGCGGTTGGATTACCTGCGATCATTTTTGAGAACCTCGGCGACCTTGTGGGGCAGCGAGCAAGAAGCGGTGCAGGCATGGAAGGATCTACAAACCAACTATTTCGCAATCGGCACGACGACGAGCGAGACCGTCGGCCCTGCGGCGGATGTCACCGCGCTGATCCCGCTGCTCTCCGATCTGCTCGAAGCCAAAGATCGACAATTGCTGAACCACTGCAGCCGGGTCAGCTTTTATGCCTCGCTCCTCGCCAATCAATTAAACTTGCCCCTTCCCGACCAAAAGGCGTTGGCACTGGGCGCGTTCCTGCACGACATCGGCAAGATCAGCCTCGCCAACTACAAATACTCGCCGGATGACGATGACGCCCCCAGAACCGGCGTGCGAGTGAGAGACTATTCAGAGGCCGGAGCTCGCATGCTCGTGCCGCTGGGCTTTCAGGCAGAGGTGGGGCAAATCGTGTCCTACCATCACGAACGGTTCGATGGTGTAGGGAACCCTCACGGGCTCGAAGGGGAAGGGATTCCGCTCCTGGCTCGTATCGTCGCCATCGCACAGGCGTTCGACAACCTCACGGTCGACATACCCGGACACCAGCCGACATCCATTGAGGACGCGATCCGACAAATTTTGCTCGAGGCGGATACGCGTTTTGATCCGAAACTGGCGGAGCTGTTTGCACAGGTCGTGCGGGAATGCAAATCCTCACTCCCGGCCCTTGCCATCGCCAAAACCTCACCGGCAAGCTGA
- a CDS encoding sigma-54-dependent Fis family transcriptional regulator — protein sequence MKKRVLLVDDEPRVRASLRTVLEPTYEILEAPDAAEGLRIFKAEAPDLVLLDVILPGADGLSALQAMRTENRTVPVIMLTGTKAVKTAVDAMKLGAADYLSKPFDVEELQIVIERTLGKKELEQEVRQLRAQVVQRYAFHNLIGKSPSMQEIYAKIEQVADSRTTVLVTGESGTGKELVAKAIHYNSARRDRPFIALNCAALPETLIESELFGHEKGSFTDATARRVGQFELANTGTLFLDEIGDLSPATQAKLLRVLQEREFTRVGGVQSIKVDVRIVAATNKNLDDMVRKNQFREDLYYRINVIALYLPPLRERGEDIALLAKHFLAKRIEEEKRPPQEFTKDALELISHYPWPGNVREMENIIEQAFIWSKGSQVITPEHLPNILRTDTRSSSLRDDTLAGRMSLEKAVMEFEREIILDALKRTTYVQTHAATMLGISRRMLKYRMDTLGISRPDTGGHSEPALPQE from the coding sequence ATGAAGAAACGAGTACTACTTGTCGATGATGAGCCACGAGTACGCGCCTCGCTGAGAACAGTGCTGGAACCGACCTATGAGATCCTGGAGGCGCCCGATGCCGCCGAGGGACTCCGCATCTTCAAGGCCGAAGCCCCCGATCTGGTTCTCCTGGATGTCATCCTTCCGGGCGCTGATGGGCTGTCGGCCCTGCAGGCCATGCGCACCGAGAATCGCACCGTGCCTGTGATCATGCTGACCGGGACCAAAGCGGTGAAAACAGCCGTCGACGCCATGAAACTCGGAGCCGCCGACTATCTCTCCAAGCCGTTCGATGTCGAAGAACTCCAAATCGTGATCGAACGCACCCTGGGCAAGAAGGAGTTGGAACAGGAAGTCCGCCAGTTGCGCGCCCAGGTCGTGCAACGCTACGCATTCCACAATCTGATCGGCAAGAGCCCGTCCATGCAGGAGATCTACGCAAAGATCGAACAGGTGGCAGACAGTCGCACCACCGTCCTGGTCACCGGCGAGAGCGGCACCGGCAAGGAACTGGTCGCCAAAGCCATTCACTACAACAGCGCACGCCGCGATCGCCCATTCATCGCCCTGAATTGTGCGGCCTTGCCGGAAACACTCATCGAAAGTGAACTCTTCGGCCACGAAAAAGGCTCGTTCACCGATGCCACGGCCCGACGTGTGGGGCAGTTCGAATTAGCGAATACCGGGACCCTGTTCCTCGACGAAATCGGCGACCTCAGCCCGGCCACACAAGCCAAGCTGCTACGCGTCCTGCAGGAGCGGGAATTCACCAGGGTCGGCGGCGTGCAGTCCATCAAGGTCGATGTCCGGATTGTTGCCGCAACCAACAAGAATCTCGATGACATGGTTCGGAAAAACCAATTCCGCGAAGACCTCTATTATCGCATCAACGTCATCGCGCTCTACCTGCCTCCCCTGCGCGAACGCGGCGAGGACATCGCCCTATTGGCCAAACACTTTCTCGCGAAACGCATCGAAGAAGAAAAACGCCCGCCGCAAGAATTCACCAAGGATGCGCTGGAACTCATCTCGCACTATCCATGGCCCGGAAACGTCCGTGAGATGGAGAACATCATCGAACAGGCGTTCATCTGGTCGAAAGGCTCACAGGTCATCACGCCCGAACATCTTCCCAATATCCTACGAACCGACACCCGCTCGAGTTCGCTTCGTGATGACACACTCGCCGGGCGCATGTCGCTGGAAAAGGCCGTGATGGAGTTCGAACGCGAAATCATTCTGGATGCGCTCAAGCGAACCACATACGTCCAAACGCATGCGGCCACCATGCTGGGCATCAGCCGCCGCATGTTGAAATATCGCATGGACACCTTGGGAATCAGCAGGCCTGATACCGGAGGACATTCAGAGCCGGCACTGCCTCAGGAGTGA
- a CDS encoding serine/threonine-protein phosphatase, with translation MEHQQNQWEWAGYGQTDPGLVRTTNQDSFLVDNRRRLWAVADGMGGHPGGEVASRLVVDILADFAPTLCRGIDSAHNHAEQQGRFLLTTMAEQAHTAVRSHAERNRAVYGMGTTLVMAHLLPLAHPRLLVLNVGDSRAYLIRAGTIIQLTRDHTLLEDSIREGRLTPAQAAHHPDRHVLTRAMGVGPTLESDLFSSDLQNGDLLLLCSDGLTTMLTDEEILNIVRPRLHDAHDSTQALIRAAIERGGIDNVTVVTCSVVDTTKQANRH, from the coding sequence ATGGAACATCAGCAGAATCAGTGGGAGTGGGCGGGCTATGGACAAACCGATCCAGGATTGGTCCGGACCACCAATCAGGATTCGTTCCTGGTCGACAATCGACGTCGGCTGTGGGCCGTGGCAGACGGCATGGGTGGCCACCCCGGTGGAGAGGTGGCGAGCCGTCTGGTCGTCGACATCCTCGCGGATTTCGCTCCGACCCTCTGCCGCGGCATCGATAGCGCTCACAACCACGCGGAGCAACAGGGACGATTTCTCCTTACCACGATGGCTGAACAAGCCCATACGGCCGTCCGATCTCACGCCGAACGAAACCGAGCCGTCTATGGCATGGGCACCACACTCGTGATGGCCCATCTACTGCCGTTGGCTCACCCACGCCTCCTCGTCCTGAACGTCGGCGACAGTCGCGCCTATCTGATCCGGGCCGGCACCATCATCCAACTCACGCGAGACCATACGTTGCTTGAAGACTCCATCCGAGAGGGACGGCTGACACCCGCCCAAGCCGCGCATCACCCGGATCGGCACGTGTTGACCCGCGCGATGGGAGTTGGGCCGACGTTGGAAAGCGACCTCTTTTCCTCTGATCTGCAGAACGGAGACCTGCTGCTACTCTGTTCCGACGGTCTCACCACTATGCTGACCGACGAGGAGATTCTCAACATCGTGCGCCCCCGCCTTCACGATGCCCATGACTCGACCCAGGCACTGATCCGAGCGGCGATTGAGCGAGGCGGCATCGATAACGTCACCGTTGTCACCTGTTCCGTGGTTGACACCACGAAGCAGGCAAATAGGCATTGA
- a CDS encoding ribonuclease H-like domain-containing protein, which yields MLNSTFVHLNGIGPATERRLWEGGIADWDTFRREPQVPGISPSRKVAYDADLALAQTHLDRHNARYFADCLHARDHWRLFPTFGARALYLDIETTGLSAREGHVTVVGLYRQGHMRTLIHGDSLTQAAIQEELDQADLLITFFGTVFDMPYLQTCFTGLQVGLPHFDLCFAARRVGLRGGLKSIEKELNIARESDLLELDGMEAVRLWHQSRAGNDAALDQLVRYNAADTRNLEPLATSLYDQLALRYGPPWPTHHG from the coding sequence ATGCTGAACTCCACCTTCGTGCATTTGAACGGCATCGGTCCCGCGACTGAACGGCGACTCTGGGAAGGCGGCATCGCCGACTGGGATACGTTCCGTCGGGAACCTCAGGTACCGGGCATCTCTCCTTCCCGTAAAGTCGCGTACGATGCGGACCTCGCCCTTGCCCAAACTCATCTGGATCGCCACAACGCACGATACTTTGCCGACTGCCTGCACGCTCGCGACCACTGGAGGCTGTTTCCCACCTTCGGCGCACGGGCCCTCTACCTCGACATTGAGACGACCGGGCTCTCGGCCCGCGAGGGGCACGTGACCGTCGTGGGGCTGTACCGTCAGGGACACATGCGCACGCTGATCCACGGCGACTCCCTGACCCAGGCTGCCATTCAAGAGGAACTGGATCAAGCCGACCTGTTGATCACCTTCTTCGGCACCGTCTTCGACATGCCCTATCTGCAAACCTGCTTCACCGGCTTGCAAGTCGGGCTTCCGCACTTTGATCTCTGCTTTGCTGCCAGACGCGTTGGGTTACGCGGCGGACTCAAATCCATCGAGAAGGAGTTGAACATCGCGCGAGAATCCGACCTGCTGGAACTTGATGGCATGGAAGCCGTTCGACTCTGGCATCAATCCCGCGCAGGCAACGACGCGGCGCTGGATCAACTCGTCCGTTACAATGCCGCCGACACGAGAAACCTGGAGCCATTGGCGACCTCCCTCTACGACCAACTCGCCTTGCGGTACGGACCTCCCTGGCCGACCCACCACGGATAA
- a CDS encoding DUF507 family protein: MISDDKASHLAHLVLGALKKSPQCRLTEDDGKVLREIKRVVAAELALEEEIDKKVRARLASYTRQIVEGSPEWDVMYRKTTEEEQKRRAKP, translated from the coding sequence ATGATCAGCGACGATAAAGCCAGTCACCTGGCCCATCTGGTGCTCGGTGCGCTGAAGAAGAGCCCGCAGTGTCGGCTGACCGAGGATGACGGGAAGGTCCTGCGCGAAATCAAACGCGTGGTGGCGGCGGAACTTGCGTTGGAAGAAGAGATCGACAAGAAGGTGCGCGCGAGACTGGCGTCCTATACCAGGCAGATTGTCGAGGGCAGCCCGGAGTGGGATGTGATGTATCGAAAAACCACTGAAGAAGAGCAGAAAAGGCGGGCGAAGCCGTAA